The following proteins are co-located in the Sporolactobacillus pectinivorans genome:
- a CDS encoding MFS transporter — protein sequence MTANAAINEKINHKWWALTAVCFGLFMSLLDVTIVNVALPAIQHDLNASFSSLEWVISAYTLVFAVVLVTVARLGDILGRKTVFITGLTIFTVGSLFCGLSSEFTIGGLSHMTTLNIFRAVQGLGASALMPLSLAILSATFSGKQRGIAIGIWGGISGLATAIGPLVGGLLVDTLNWQSIFYVNVPIGLIGILLSLWAIRQTRDESATRKIDIFGFVTFTVFMFCLIYGLIKVNDASLGWTSPYILTLWAIGAVSLIVFIIGEYRIKNPMIDPRLFKIPSFTGSAIAGFCLSAGMYALLLYVSLYLQNILGYDALQAGSRLITFSALSLLLGPVAGILMGKISPKWLIVAAMAFLALGVWLMGGISANDTKSDWIILLPGFIIAGIGNGLVNPPISNLAVGTVSRQRSGMASGVSNVARQMGIAFGTALFGAVLSNRYTALIKEKINNLHVPHLTDALKHTISHGISNAGPIAGSTGLSGPQAAAFRFNPLFSTLRGIARSAFVEGTVSLIHIAAVILFAGCLLSLILIRKKDLTH from the coding sequence ATGACAGCAAATGCAGCAATAAATGAAAAAATAAATCATAAATGGTGGGCACTGACAGCCGTCTGCTTCGGGTTGTTCATGTCGCTTCTTGATGTGACTATTGTGAATGTCGCGCTTCCAGCGATACAGCATGATCTGAACGCCAGCTTTTCAAGCCTGGAATGGGTCATCAGCGCCTATACCCTTGTTTTTGCCGTGGTTCTGGTGACCGTCGCAAGGCTTGGCGATATCTTGGGAAGAAAAACTGTATTCATCACGGGGCTGACAATATTTACGGTCGGATCGCTTTTTTGCGGCCTGTCCAGCGAATTCACAATCGGTGGATTATCGCACATGACCACGCTGAACATTTTCCGCGCCGTGCAAGGTCTTGGTGCATCTGCGCTCATGCCTCTTTCGCTAGCTATTCTCTCGGCTACTTTTTCAGGAAAGCAAAGGGGGATTGCGATCGGTATATGGGGCGGCATCAGCGGGCTTGCCACAGCGATCGGCCCGCTCGTCGGCGGATTGCTTGTCGACACGCTGAACTGGCAATCCATTTTTTATGTCAACGTTCCGATTGGATTGATCGGGATCCTTCTGTCCTTATGGGCCATTCGTCAAACCCGTGACGAGAGTGCCACAAGGAAAATCGATATATTCGGATTTGTCACATTCACCGTTTTCATGTTTTGCCTGATCTATGGATTAATAAAAGTCAATGACGCCAGCCTCGGGTGGACATCGCCGTACATCCTGACACTGTGGGCAATCGGGGCTGTCTCGCTCATTGTTTTCATTATCGGCGAATACAGAATTAAGAACCCTATGATTGATCCGCGTTTGTTCAAAATTCCGAGTTTTACAGGATCAGCGATTGCCGGTTTCTGTTTAAGTGCCGGCATGTATGCGCTGCTCCTCTACGTCTCGCTTTATTTACAGAACATCCTGGGATATGACGCACTTCAGGCAGGTTCAAGGCTGATTACATTCAGTGCGCTTTCTCTTCTCCTCGGTCCGGTCGCCGGGATACTGATGGGCAAGATCAGCCCAAAGTGGTTGATTGTTGCCGCCATGGCCTTTTTGGCCTTGGGTGTGTGGCTCATGGGCGGGATCTCCGCGAACGACACGAAAAGCGACTGGATCATTCTGCTGCCTGGATTTATCATTGCCGGCATAGGAAATGGCCTTGTCAACCCGCCAATCTCAAATCTGGCGGTCGGAACTGTCTCCCGCCAGCGAAGTGGCATGGCTTCCGGTGTCAGCAATGTCGCCAGACAAATGGGGATCGCCTTCGGAACCGCGCTTTTCGGTGCTGTTCTTTCAAATCGTTATACAGCATTAATCAAGGAAAAAATAAACAATCTGCATGTTCCGCACCTGACAGATGCTTTGAAGCACACAATCAGCCACGGTATTAGCAATGCCGGCCCCATTGCAGGAAGCACAGGGCTGAGCGGTCCTCAGGCCGCGGCGTTTCGGTTCAATCCTTTATTTAGCACACTGAGAGGAATCGCCCGCTCAGCTTTTGTTGAAGGAACAGTAAGCTTAATTCATATCGCAGCCGTCATCCTTTTCGCAGGCTGCCTTCTCTCACTGATTCTGATCCGAAAGAAAGATTTAACACACTGA
- a CDS encoding DUF5316 domain-containing protein gives MKFFLYGIGLGVLLLIIGAVTPFHLFFSGAAGIIAVVSLLISGIFSGTFVNGDQNRANYWTENQQERGQRAGISFRLFLFGSPLLAVCIILYAIYH, from the coding sequence ATGAAATTTTTTCTCTACGGAATCGGTTTAGGTGTGCTATTGCTGATCATCGGTGCAGTAACGCCTTTTCATCTGTTTTTTTCCGGAGCCGCAGGAATCATTGCAGTTGTCAGCCTGCTGATCTCCGGAATTTTTTCCGGAACATTTGTCAACGGAGACCAGAACAGGGCCAACTATTGGACCGAGAATCAACAAGAAAGGGGGCAGCGGGCAGGTATCAGCTTCAGGCTCTTCCTTTTCGGTAGCCCTCTGCTTGCTGTATGCATCATTTTATATGCCATTTATCATTGA
- the hypB gene encoding hydrogenase nickel incorporation protein HypB, which produces MNTIKVVKQLLDWNEDCSNDVKEILNKKKVFAINIMAAPGAGKTSLIIKLIEKLQPRYKVAVIEGDIAGQVDAEKLDQLGVPVVQLNTSGACHIEAMSMKKMLGYFDLDDTDVLFIENVGNLVCPAEFEVGEDLKIGLVSIPEGDDKVVKYPLLFSKADLVVLNKFDMMQFFDFDDQQVERDVQTLNPQAKVFRTSCQVADGVDALYEEIAGRVGHKVTA; this is translated from the coding sequence ATGAACACGATTAAAGTGGTCAAACAGCTCTTGGATTGGAACGAAGACTGCAGCAATGACGTTAAAGAGATTCTGAATAAGAAAAAAGTGTTCGCCATTAACATCATGGCCGCTCCTGGTGCCGGGAAGACGAGCCTGATTATTAAACTGATTGAGAAGCTGCAGCCACGTTACAAAGTCGCGGTGATCGAAGGCGACATTGCGGGGCAGGTCGATGCGGAAAAACTGGATCAGCTTGGCGTACCGGTTGTACAGCTGAATACCAGCGGTGCGTGCCATATCGAGGCTATGTCGATGAAGAAGATGCTGGGCTATTTTGATCTGGATGACACGGATGTGCTTTTCATTGAAAATGTCGGCAATCTTGTCTGCCCGGCAGAATTTGAAGTCGGAGAAGACCTGAAAATCGGCTTGGTCAGTATTCCGGAAGGTGACGATAAAGTTGTCAAGTATCCGCTGCTGTTTTCCAAAGCGGACCTGGTGGTTCTGAATAAATTTGATATGATGCAGTTCTTCGATTTCGATGATCAGCAGGTGGAAAGAGATGTACAAACACTGAATCCGCAGGCTAAGGTGTTCCGCACATCCTGCCAGGTGGCTGATGGGGTTGATGCCCTGTATGAAGAAATTGCGGGTAGGGTGGGCCATAAAGTGACAGCGTGA
- a CDS encoding DUF3842 family protein: MKIAVLDGQGAGLGQSLIKKIRQELPQNLTIIALGANTFATSKMVRAGADIGISGEKGFCSFCRRESIDCIIAPIGMMQPGSIHGEITKSMVHAFSDLSCCKYLIPLRHPKICIPGTANIPIKDCMEDIIIAIRHQMKQSLLEKVIQSSHIDFT; the protein is encoded by the coding sequence ATGAAAATTGCAGTACTGGATGGTCAGGGCGCCGGACTCGGCCAATCATTGATAAAAAAAATCCGTCAGGAACTACCGCAAAACCTAACGATCATTGCATTGGGCGCCAATACCTTCGCCACGTCGAAAATGGTGCGCGCAGGGGCGGATATAGGTATAAGCGGTGAAAAAGGCTTTTGCTCTTTCTGCCGCCGTGAATCCATTGACTGCATCATTGCACCGATCGGAATGATGCAACCAGGATCGATCCATGGTGAAATTACAAAATCGATGGTTCATGCTTTTTCAGATCTGTCCTGCTGTAAATACCTGATACCCCTCCGTCACCCAAAGATCTGCATCCCGGGCACAGCGAATATTCCAATTAAAGACTGCATGGAAGACATCATCATAGCGATCCGTCATCAGATGAAGCAGTCACTCCTTGAGAAAGTCATTCAGTCCAGCCATATTGATTTTACCTGA
- a CDS encoding pentapeptide repeat-containing protein encodes MKQIKKIKKPDLPANLPLIEFQEINGQEEPSLGNGMVAGTCLDDEHVDHLVLSKVIFKNVSLINAQLYKIDMTDVIFENCNLSNASLQNGLVYRVSFKECKLLGVDFSQAGLGNVSFENCQAGLCNFVDTAFKTVTFDHTSLKGANFADCKFKTPVFNACDLDDVYFGECPLKGIDISSCTYDRINVDLKHLAGCIVSPQQAIGFARLLGLVIKP; translated from the coding sequence ATGAAACAAATAAAGAAAATTAAAAAGCCTGATCTTCCGGCGAATTTGCCACTGATAGAGTTTCAGGAGATCAATGGGCAGGAAGAACCATCGCTTGGAAACGGTATGGTTGCTGGAACATGCTTGGATGACGAACACGTGGATCATTTGGTCCTCTCTAAAGTAATCTTTAAAAATGTTTCCCTGATAAATGCTCAATTGTATAAGATTGACATGACCGATGTGATTTTTGAAAACTGCAATCTTTCCAACGCCAGCCTCCAGAATGGGCTAGTGTACAGAGTAAGTTTCAAGGAATGTAAACTGCTTGGAGTTGATTTTTCCCAAGCCGGCCTTGGCAATGTCAGCTTTGAAAACTGCCAGGCGGGCTTATGTAATTTTGTTGATACAGCGTTTAAAACAGTGACTTTCGATCACACCTCACTGAAAGGCGCTAATTTTGCTGACTGCAAATTCAAAACCCCTGTATTTAATGCATGCGATCTTGACGATGTTTACTTTGGTGAATGTCCACTTAAAGGGATTGATATCAGCAGCTGCACCTACGACCGGATTAACGTTGATCTGAAGCATCTTGCCGGCTGCATTGTTTCACCGCAGCAGGCAATCGGATTTGCCCGTCTGCTCGGTTTGGTGATCAAACCGTAA
- a CDS encoding arginase family protein: MTLLHHGITFLNFDRTYEHQERLTAAFPHQWIDFTELRGTSLYCSPEAFQSISEKLSALPDKGLTFIGSGNYHYVALALMREIHKPFTLVLFDHHTDLNEGQIGSLLSCGSWVHHAITGVPNLEKVIIIGPNPLADRSVPESVRRQTVILPDDRPPSEQQLLSLIPTDTIQISIDKDVFASRYAKTNWSHGKLTFDVFQQLVQALSVSKGVESTDVCGEWPIRPHEHFNPKTRQWLSLNEQTNMKIARFILQRKNRQPNLTIGA; this comes from the coding sequence ATGACATTGCTGCATCATGGGATCACATTTTTAAACTTCGACAGAACTTATGAACATCAAGAGAGACTGACCGCAGCGTTCCCCCATCAGTGGATTGATTTTACCGAGCTGCGGGGAACCAGCCTGTATTGCTCTCCGGAAGCTTTTCAGTCCATTTCTGAAAAACTCTCTGCTTTGCCTGATAAGGGGCTCACCTTTATCGGCAGCGGAAATTATCATTATGTCGCACTGGCATTAATGCGCGAAATCCATAAGCCGTTCACACTGGTTTTATTCGACCACCACACAGATTTGAACGAGGGTCAGATCGGATCGCTTTTATCATGTGGCTCGTGGGTGCATCACGCGATTACCGGCGTTCCAAATTTGGAAAAAGTAATCATAATCGGTCCGAATCCGCTTGCTGACCGATCAGTGCCCGAATCAGTCCGGCGGCAAACAGTCATTCTACCAGATGACCGGCCGCCGTCAGAGCAACAGCTGCTGTCACTCATTCCGACGGATACGATCCAAATCAGCATTGATAAAGATGTCTTTGCATCCAGATATGCCAAAACGAACTGGAGCCATGGGAAATTGACTTTTGATGTCTTCCAACAGCTGGTTCAGGCTCTTTCTGTCAGCAAAGGTGTCGAAAGTACAGATGTGTGCGGCGAATGGCCGATCAGGCCTCATGAGCATTTCAATCCGAAGACGCGGCAATGGCTGAGTCTGAACGAACAGACCAATATGAAGATTGCCCGCTTTATTCTTCAGAGGAAAAATCGTCAGCCAAACCTTACGATCGGAGCTTAA
- a CDS encoding type 1 glutamine amidotransferase domain-containing protein encodes MAKKIAAVLADDFEDVEFTGPAKAYKEAGHTVVVIGKEKGATVSGKHGAKVTADASIDEVKPEDFDALLIAGGYSPDNLRDDDRFVAFTKAFMDEDKGVFAICHGPQLLITAGAVKDRNITGYKSIAVDLKNAGGKYKDEEVVVCHNLVTSRTPGDIPAFNRESLKVLA; translated from the coding sequence ATGGCAAAAAAGATTGCTGCAGTACTGGCCGATGATTTTGAGGATGTTGAATTCACCGGACCGGCAAAAGCGTACAAGGAGGCCGGACACACGGTTGTTGTGATCGGCAAAGAAAAGGGCGCAACGGTTTCCGGCAAACATGGTGCCAAGGTGACGGCAGATGCGTCCATTGATGAAGTCAAACCTGAAGATTTCGATGCATTGCTGATCGCAGGCGGCTATTCTCCGGATAATCTAAGGGACGATGATCGTTTCGTTGCCTTCACAAAAGCATTCATGGATGAAGACAAGGGTGTTTTCGCGATCTGCCATGGCCCTCAGCTGCTGATCACGGCTGGAGCAGTCAAGGATCGCAACATTACCGGCTACAAGTCGATTGCTGTTGATCTGAAGAATGCCGGCGGCAAGTATAAGGACGAGGAAGTTGTTGTCTGCCATAATCTTGTAACAAGCCGTACGCCTGGCGATATTCCTGCATTCAACCGCGAAAGCCTGAAGGTTCTTGCCTGA
- the rplK gene encoding 50S ribosomal protein L11 yields the protein MNKKIMKTMKIDLEAGKTNPAKVGKDLAPSGINLLGFCNAYNERTKKQTGQIIPAEITVYEDRSFDFILKTPPTSFLLKKYAGVGKGAARPGKETVGTITQKQLRLIAEIKLPDLNTTRIESAMSMIEGTAKNMGIIIEEESLETKQTNL from the coding sequence ATGAATAAAAAGATAATGAAGACCATGAAAATAGACCTGGAAGCCGGAAAAACAAATCCTGCGAAGGTCGGGAAAGATTTGGCGCCCTCAGGCATTAATCTTCTGGGATTCTGCAATGCGTACAACGAAAGGACGAAAAAACAAACGGGACAAATTATCCCGGCAGAAATTACAGTATATGAAGACCGCAGTTTCGATTTCATATTGAAAACGCCGCCGACATCTTTTTTGTTGAAAAAGTATGCCGGAGTTGGCAAAGGCGCTGCAAGACCTGGAAAGGAAACAGTTGGTACCATTACTCAAAAACAATTGCGGTTAATTGCCGAAATTAAGCTGCCTGATTTAAATACGACCAGAATAGAAAGTGCCATGAGTATGATTGAGGGTACAGCCAAAAATATGGGAATCATTATTGAAGAGGAAAGCCTTGAAACCAAACAGACGAATCTATAG
- a CDS encoding MerR family transcriptional regulator: MNYTVKQLSELAGVSPRTLRFYDKMNLLRPDRINSSGYRIYGTKQVDLLQQILFFRELGFSLKDIRQIIYADTFDIVHALTGQYNKLLAEKERLNRLIATVEKTLASKKGEIAMSDHEKFEGFKKDMIDANEKKYGKEIREKYGKENVEQSYKKFDSLSQEDYEQSVKIQEEMFSELKKALLDGSDPQSAAAQKAADLHRQWLSYFWASYSKEAHAGLAEMYVSDPRFTAYYDIGAGKNAAKLLRDAIAIYTGLSKS, translated from the coding sequence ATGAATTACACAGTGAAGCAGCTCAGCGAACTGGCCGGAGTGAGTCCGCGAACACTGCGTTTCTACGATAAAATGAATCTATTGAGACCCGATAGAATCAATAGTTCCGGATACCGCATTTATGGCACAAAACAGGTAGATCTGCTGCAGCAGATCCTTTTCTTTAGAGAACTTGGGTTCAGCCTCAAAGATATCCGCCAAATCATATATGCGGATACTTTTGATATCGTGCACGCCCTGACCGGCCAGTACAATAAATTGTTAGCAGAAAAAGAGCGCTTGAATCGGCTGATCGCGACAGTTGAAAAAACGCTGGCCTCTAAAAAAGGAGAGATCGCGATGAGTGATCATGAAAAGTTTGAAGGATTTAAGAAAGATATGATCGATGCAAACGAAAAAAAATATGGCAAAGAAATCCGGGAAAAATATGGTAAAGAAAACGTCGAACAATCCTATAAAAAGTTTGACAGTCTGAGCCAGGAAGACTATGAACAGTCGGTCAAAATTCAGGAAGAAATGTTTTCCGAATTGAAAAAAGCGCTTCTTGACGGATCGGATCCTCAAAGCGCAGCGGCACAGAAAGCAGCCGATCTCCACAGGCAATGGCTCAGCTATTTCTGGGCTTCATACTCAAAAGAAGCGCACGCCGGCCTTGCCGAAATGTACGTCAGTGATCCGCGCTTTACAGCTTATTATGACATTGGCGCCGGAAAAAATGCGGCTAAGCTCTTGCGGGACGCGATCGCTATTTATACCGGACTTTCAAAAAGTTAA
- a CDS encoding CAP domain-containing protein: MHFFKLLFSAFIVLSVSFASVLFLNGSQAQANFGSPSTLIKTAVPRNPVTRDVEGKTVNRHYVRRTAKTSAKKRVASKKISYKKVVKKVASKAPKKKAVVHKAVKKPVSKRVVLKAAPEARPNSSAHFNASVEQQIVSLINKQRTSRGLHLLQVRSDLINFSRQWSLQQYDNGRMSHGMLGFSFNTVGGQNVAYAEGNVSYFGWNQIWSASATVDAWMHSPEHRANILKPSYKYTGVGVVYGQKAANGWVFFTQDFAN; this comes from the coding sequence ATGCATTTTTTTAAGTTGCTGTTTTCGGCCTTTATTGTGCTTAGTGTCAGCTTCGCTTCTGTTTTATTCCTCAATGGTTCTCAGGCGCAGGCCAACTTCGGTTCACCATCAACACTCATTAAAACAGCGGTTCCCCGGAACCCTGTCACCAGAGATGTTGAAGGTAAAACCGTTAACAGACATTATGTAAGAAGGACGGCAAAGACATCAGCGAAAAAGCGAGTGGCGTCTAAGAAAATTTCTTATAAGAAAGTAGTAAAAAAAGTTGCTTCGAAAGCACCTAAGAAAAAAGCAGTTGTACATAAGGCAGTGAAAAAACCTGTGTCCAAGCGGGTAGTGCTTAAAGCAGCTCCGGAGGCCCGGCCTAATTCCAGCGCTCATTTCAATGCTTCTGTGGAACAGCAGATTGTAAGCTTAATCAATAAACAAAGGACGAGCAGAGGGCTGCATCTGCTGCAGGTCAGATCCGATCTGATAAATTTTTCACGCCAGTGGAGCCTTCAGCAGTATGATAATGGTAGGATGTCCCACGGAATGCTGGGCTTCTCATTTAACACAGTTGGCGGGCAGAATGTGGCTTATGCAGAGGGTAATGTGAGTTACTTTGGGTGGAACCAGATCTGGAGCGCTTCAGCAACCGTAGACGCATGGATGCATTCCCCGGAACACAGGGCCAATATTCTGAAGCCAAGTTACAAGTATACCGGCGTCGGCGTTGTCTATGGACAGAAAGCTGCAAATGGCTGGGTTTTCTTTACTCAGGATTTTGCGAACTAA
- a CDS encoding DnaJ family domain-containing protein produces MAEEKIQEGLKDGLFDNLPGSGKPQQFEDLTAVPKDLRVSYKVLKNAGYLPEEIQIRKDIVTLNDLIRCCDDDHELGRLNAQLRIKRLRFNQLAEKRSIQKTRAFRNYRDKIFNHLHM; encoded by the coding sequence ATGGCAGAGGAAAAAATACAAGAAGGTCTGAAAGATGGTCTTTTTGACAATCTGCCCGGCAGCGGGAAACCACAGCAATTTGAAGATTTGACGGCTGTGCCCAAAGATTTGCGCGTGAGCTACAAAGTATTGAAGAATGCCGGCTATTTGCCTGAAGAGATCCAAATCCGCAAAGACATTGTGACACTGAATGACTTGATCCGCTGCTGCGATGATGACCATGAACTCGGCCGCCTGAACGCTCAGCTGAGAATCAAAAGATTGCGCTTCAACCAGCTGGCAGAAAAGCGTTCGATTCAAAAAACACGCGCATTCCGGAATTACCGTGATAAAATTTTTAACCATCTGCACATGTAG
- a CDS encoding FAD-dependent oxidoreductase yields MGENRKNHVFSGETSSLWRDTVHLPAFKPLETDIETEAVIVGGGITGITAAYLLASAGMKVVLIEASRLASGTTGFTTAKITAQHGLIYNELIAHFGLEKAQLYYQANQEALGWIRRLIRENDVSCDFEEQPAIVYAATDQEAKSVEQEKETYDRLGIPGRLIYTLDLPLPVKNALLLPDQAQFHPLMYLHYLVAELVKLDVPIYEETMAVAIEKGEPPVVLTKQGYRIHCRDVLICSHFPFYDNRFYFARMVPERSYLMACETDSVVPEGMYISAGDPKRSVRGLSLSGKMMALIGGENHKTGRGEDTASHFQRLIGFANAVLGENHRISQWSAQDYTTLDKVPYIGTIAMNQPHLYIAAGYRKWGMTTGTIAAALLTDQILERENPYADLFSPSRFEADPMIKNFFIENSEIAGNLIKGKLGKGQKSVADLGNDQGAIISLNGKRAGAYKNKNGKIIMVDTTCPHMGCEVNWNQGERTWDCPCHGSRFRANGEVIDGPAREPLQQLYSEEEKHNGEQETSL; encoded by the coding sequence ATGGGCGAGAATAGAAAGAATCATGTTTTTTCTGGTGAAACCTCATCTTTATGGCGTGATACAGTGCATTTGCCGGCCTTTAAGCCGCTGGAAACCGATATCGAGACAGAGGCAGTCATTGTCGGCGGAGGAATCACCGGAATCACGGCGGCATATCTTTTGGCCAGTGCGGGAATGAAAGTGGTGCTGATTGAAGCTTCACGGCTCGCAAGCGGGACAACGGGATTTACAACGGCAAAAATTACAGCGCAGCATGGGCTGATTTATAATGAATTGATTGCCCACTTCGGCCTTGAGAAAGCGCAGCTTTACTATCAGGCGAATCAGGAAGCGTTGGGCTGGATCAGACGGCTGATCAGAGAAAATGATGTGTCCTGTGATTTTGAAGAACAGCCGGCAATTGTTTATGCGGCAACGGATCAGGAAGCAAAGTCAGTCGAACAAGAAAAGGAAACTTATGACAGGCTTGGAATCCCGGGCCGCCTCATCTATACGCTGGATTTGCCGCTGCCGGTAAAAAATGCGCTGCTGCTGCCGGATCAGGCCCAATTCCATCCACTGATGTATCTTCACTATCTTGTAGCTGAACTTGTAAAGCTGGATGTTCCGATCTATGAAGAGACAATGGCAGTTGCTATAGAAAAGGGTGAGCCACCGGTTGTTCTTACAAAGCAGGGATATCGAATTCACTGCCGTGATGTACTGATCTGCTCCCATTTTCCTTTTTATGACAACCGGTTCTATTTTGCCAGAATGGTGCCGGAACGTTCCTATTTAATGGCGTGTGAGACGGACAGCGTAGTTCCCGAGGGTATGTACATTAGTGCGGGCGATCCCAAACGTTCGGTAAGAGGACTGTCCTTATCCGGTAAAATGATGGCTCTCATTGGCGGAGAAAACCATAAAACCGGCCGGGGTGAGGATACGGCTAGTCATTTTCAAAGACTCATCGGTTTTGCCAATGCGGTTCTTGGTGAAAATCACCGAATCAGCCAGTGGTCGGCCCAGGATTATACAACATTGGATAAAGTACCCTATATCGGGACGATAGCGATGAACCAGCCGCATCTCTATATTGCGGCGGGTTATCGGAAATGGGGAATGACCACTGGAACAATCGCGGCCGCGCTGCTAACTGATCAAATTCTTGAACGTGAAAATCCCTATGCCGATCTTTTCAGTCCATCACGATTTGAAGCCGATCCGATGATCAAAAACTTTTTTATCGAGAATAGCGAAATTGCCGGGAACCTGATCAAAGGTAAGCTGGGGAAAGGGCAAAAGTCAGTCGCCGATCTTGGAAACGATCAGGGTGCAATTATTTCTCTGAATGGCAAAAGGGCAGGCGCCTATAAGAATAAAAACGGAAAAATCATCATGGTGGATACAACTTGCCCGCATATGGGCTGCGAGGTAAACTGGAATCAAGGCGAGCGGACGTGGGATTGCCCATGCCACGGATCACGTTTCCGGGCAAATGGAGAAGTGATTGACGGCCCGGCCCGGGAACCACTGCAGCAATTATATTCAGAAGAAGAAAAACATAATGGCGAGCAGGAGACTTCCTTATAA
- a CDS encoding MDR family MFS transporter, whose translation MSLETTEKEQDQVTSLRKLIAPLLAIIVGMFMVILDGTAMNVALPGLVTDFHSKISVVQWAVTGYALAQAAVIPLAGWLSDRFGAKRVFLFSVMMFTIGSGLCALAAGIDQLIFFRIIQGLGGGMVAPIAMAFTYRLSPPEKVGAVMGMIGIPMLLAPALGPVLSGWLVDYASWHWIFLINLPIGVIAILVGIRTLPNLARQSVPALDFLGILLAPIAFASITYGVSEGGTSWTSFKTLAGLIVGAAALILFVINELRQKKQPLLELRVFRSGDFTRGIIVQWITQIALFGTMFLIPLFLQQGKGFSAFHSGLTTLPQAIAAGIFMPVGGRLYDRFGARPVVATGLVFVTSSAFLLSGISAQDGAEKLILPLALLGAGMGLSMMPLNTHIIQSAPRNIVSRVTSLTNSAQQVMMSFAVAGLSTILSDRLKEHMQNGSKPLQALSSSFGDTFFVLMGIAIIGMILSLLLKRPKKVKETDEKTKVPVMAGR comes from the coding sequence ATGTCTTTAGAAACGACCGAAAAAGAGCAGGATCAGGTCACATCATTAAGAAAATTAATCGCACCGCTTTTGGCCATTATCGTGGGCATGTTTATGGTTATTCTGGATGGAACGGCGATGAATGTTGCCTTACCCGGCCTGGTCACTGATTTTCATAGCAAAATCTCTGTCGTCCAATGGGCGGTAACGGGGTACGCGCTGGCGCAGGCGGCTGTCATTCCTCTTGCCGGCTGGCTTTCCGATCGTTTTGGAGCAAAAAGGGTTTTTCTCTTTTCTGTAATGATGTTTACCATCGGATCCGGTTTGTGTGCACTGGCAGCAGGCATAGACCAACTCATCTTTTTCAGGATTATTCAGGGCCTGGGCGGCGGGATGGTCGCCCCTATTGCAATGGCCTTTACTTATCGACTGAGTCCGCCGGAAAAAGTAGGCGCCGTAATGGGAATGATCGGGATCCCGATGCTTCTCGCTCCGGCACTGGGGCCGGTTTTGTCCGGCTGGCTGGTCGATTATGCCAGCTGGCACTGGATTTTCCTGATCAATTTACCGATTGGGGTTATTGCCATTCTGGTGGGAATCCGTACGCTCCCGAATCTTGCACGTCAATCGGTTCCCGCATTGGATTTTCTCGGAATACTGCTTGCACCGATTGCTTTTGCCTCAATTACATATGGTGTAAGCGAAGGTGGAACCAGCTGGACTTCATTTAAGACGCTTGCCGGCTTGATTGTCGGCGCAGCAGCATTAATTCTTTTCGTCATTAATGAACTCCGGCAAAAAAAGCAGCCTCTTCTGGAACTTCGCGTCTTCCGTTCCGGTGATTTCACACGGGGGATTATTGTACAGTGGATCACGCAGATTGCACTGTTCGGAACGATGTTTCTTATTCCGCTTTTTCTTCAGCAGGGAAAGGGTTTCAGTGCATTTCATTCAGGATTAACGACACTGCCTCAGGCGATTGCTGCCGGCATTTTTATGCCTGTCGGAGGCAGATTATATGACCGGTTCGGCGCGAGACCCGTGGTAGCCACCGGTCTGGTGTTTGTCACCAGTTCGGCGTTCTTATTATCCGGAATTTCAGCTCAGGACGGAGCGGAGAAGCTCATTCTTCCACTGGCGCTGTTGGGTGCGGGTATGGGCCTGTCGATGATGCCATTAAATACACACATCATTCAATCGGCACCGCGAAATATTGTCAGCAGGGTGACATCGTTGACAAACTCTGCTCAGCAGGTCATGATGTCCTTTGCGGTGGCGGGTTTGTCGACGATTCTGTCTGATAGGCTCAAAGAACATATGCAGAATGGCAGCAAACCGCTTCAGGCCTTATCTTCTTCCTTCGGCGATACGTTTTTTGTGCTTATGGGTATTGCCATTATCGGGATGATTCTGAGCCTCCTGCTTAAGCGGCCCAAAAAAGTGAAAGAAACAGATGAAAAGACAAAAGTCCCAGTTATGGCTGGGCGTTAA